The Oenanthe melanoleuca isolate GR-GAL-2019-014 chromosome 1, OMel1.0, whole genome shotgun sequence genome segment GGAGATGGGGGTGGCGACTGAAACTCTGAGTCCACTGAGAAGTGGCTTTGGGGGTGTCAGGACTTTGGGGTTCAGCCGTGGAGGTGCTCACCgtgcactgtcactgtcaccggCGCTGACAATTTTGCTCCTGTTCCCACCAAGCCCCCGCAGCTGTAGCGGCCACTgttgtgcagctgcagaggggacagggacatctggGTGCCTCTGAGGGACCCTCTGAGCTCCTTCTCATCCTTGTAAAATCGCACCCTGGTGACAGAGTTGTCTGGCCAGGCCCAGCAGCgcagtgtcaccgtgtccccctccagcagtgcctgtgctggcacctgcagcaccagcggctctgtgggacaggagggtCCCGTCACACTGAGGAGCCCGAGACAGGTCCAAAGTGGGTGCCCAAGGCACCGGGGACGTCTGGGTGGAGTGTCCACTGTGGGAGGgtcccagggacaccaggaacagtcccatggcacagctgtccctgtgAGCAGGGGACAGGCACTAGGCACACGAGGGATGTGCGTGTATCCAGGGAGTGGAGCTCACCCAGGCCTATTAGGGAGCCACCCGAGCATTTCAGATCCCCCCTCACCATCTGATACCATCACGGTGGGGCTGAGCCACTGCTGGGTCTATGACACGTGTACATTCCACTCTTGGTGACAGTGAATCTGTCGGGTCCCTCCTGCCACCAGTGCCGCCTGTCCTTGTACCAGGTGGTGTCACCGGTggtccctgagccctggcaggtcAGTGTCACCCGGTCCCACAGCACTGCCGGCGTCCAGGGGGgctccaccaggagctgggtgctctgggcacctgtgggtgacaggggacaccagcctgccagggccaccacggggctggggacagcagggcagagacATGGCATCCCCCGAGGACTCACCAGCGAGGCCGagggtctgggctggaagggagaagggacagggctgggtgggggtggccctgcagggacagcagcacctgggagaCCTGGTGTGGTGTCTgtccccaaactgtccccaCAGGAACACTGGTGTAGCACGGAGGATttgaggacagggacacctcggtcaccctgggctgagtcaggacatggggacactgtggaCACCCCATGCATGCACAGGTCACCTCCCCCAGCCCTACAGcacctgtcccc includes the following:
- the LOC130257903 gene encoding low affinity immunoglobulin gamma Fc region receptor II-like, with the protein product MAGDTGMAGKVALLLWAQTLGLAGAQSTQLLVEPPWTPAVLWDRVTLTCQGSGTTGDTTWYKDRRHWWQEGPDRFTVTKSGMYTCHRPSSGSAPP